One stretch of bacterium DNA includes these proteins:
- a CDS encoding homoserine kinase: MRVRVPASIANIGPGFDCMAMAVDLWLEVEAEAAEKPSWDFEGEGEEYLAAHENPFTRLPMRGRVRSEIPLGVGLGSSAAARLAASALSSPWDVKSHVIDAGADEGHLDNVAAAAAGGIRIVSDHVDEKLPNPGWGLALFVAHAPLPTEKARSVLPDSVSMGTASFNAARTALLVRAIMSKRPSLLGEAMRDRLHQPHRLHLYPWTEEVIRVAEAAGAYGAAICGAGPSVFAFCAPSQASRIAVAMAASHPQHGRSMVTRITDRGMFRTL, encoded by the coding sequence ATGCGCGTTCGCGTCCCGGCGTCCATCGCGAACATCGGCCCCGGCTTTGATTGCATGGCGATGGCCGTCGACCTCTGGCTCGAGGTCGAAGCCGAGGCGGCCGAAAAACCTTCATGGGACTTCGAGGGCGAGGGCGAGGAATACCTCGCCGCTCACGAAAACCCCTTCACCCGGCTGCCGATGCGCGGACGGGTGCGCAGCGAGATCCCATTGGGTGTGGGCCTCGGCAGCAGCGCCGCCGCAAGGCTGGCGGCGTCGGCGCTCAGCAGCCCATGGGACGTGAAGAGCCACGTCATCGACGCGGGCGCCGACGAGGGTCACCTGGACAACGTGGCCGCGGCCGCCGCCGGCGGCATCCGAATCGTCTCCGATCACGTCGATGAGAAGCTGCCCAACCCGGGCTGGGGCCTGGCGCTGTTCGTCGCCCATGCCCCATTGCCGACGGAGAAGGCTCGCTCGGTGCTGCCGGACTCGGTGTCGATGGGCACGGCTTCCTTCAACGCCGCGCGCACCGCTCTTTTGGTCCGCGCGATCATGTCCAAGCGGCCCTCGCTGCTGGGCGAGGCGATGCGCGACCGCCTGCATCAGCCCCACCGACTGCACCTCTATCCATGGACCGAGGAGGTGATCCGGGTCGCGGAAGCGGCGGGCGCCTACGGCGCCGCGATCTGCGGAGCGGGCCCCAGCGTGTTCGCCTTCTGTGCCCCTTCGCAAGCGTCGCGCATCGCCGTGGCGATGGCGGCCTCGCATCCGCAGCATGGACGTTCGATGGTCACCCGCATCACCGACAGGGGCATGTTCAGAACCCTGTGA
- a CDS encoding zinc ribbon domain-containing protein, which yields MSRPPMPVSHCINCGAELAAEHRHCPGCGTERWTPPQENSSSRPPPGAGSQPFGPAPPRPAAPPRLRWLPLLFAAGAVFWLIQLVQFAAIVAAPTGRDELRQALTNAGITKDVSTVLAVESVLVFLLEGTAAALHAAAYYGLRKFRAWGWIAAVIVAAAWSLVLVGVPMLILLLRRTTRQAYGVS from the coding sequence ATGAGCCGTCCCCCCATGCCCGTGAGCCACTGCATCAACTGCGGTGCGGAGCTCGCCGCCGAACACCGCCACTGCCCGGGCTGTGGCACGGAGCGATGGACGCCGCCGCAAGAGAACTCGTCTTCGCGCCCTCCGCCCGGAGCCGGCAGCCAGCCGTTCGGCCCGGCGCCGCCGCGACCGGCGGCTCCCCCCCGCCTGCGCTGGCTGCCGTTGCTTTTCGCCGCCGGCGCGGTCTTCTGGTTGATCCAGCTCGTGCAGTTCGCCGCCATCGTCGCCGCCCCCACCGGCCGGGACGAGCTGCGCCAGGCGCTGACCAATGCGGGGATCACGAAGGACGTCTCCACCGTCCTCGCCGTCGAATCGGTGCTGGTCTTTTTGCTTGAAGGCACGGCGGCGGCGCTGCACGCGGCCGCCTACTACGGCTTGAGAAAGTTCCGGGCCTGGGGTTGGATCGCCGCCGTCATCGTCGCCGCGGCATGGTCGCTGGTCCTGGTCGGGGTTCCGATGTTGATCCTGCTGTTGAGGCGCACGACGCGCCAGGCGTACGGAGTCTCCTGA
- the gcvH gene encoding glycine cleavage system protein GcvH → MAQLRFSGAHVWVRVDGPEAVLGLSDYLQDQMGEITALDLPDLGDILRAARRMGHVESDEASSPIEAPISGEVVEVNGEVLENPDIVNSDPYGSGWLLRVRIEDPGELEDLISEEEYAELTTEV, encoded by the coding sequence ATGGCCCAGCTTCGTTTCAGCGGGGCTCACGTGTGGGTGAGGGTGGATGGGCCGGAGGCGGTGCTGGGCCTCAGCGACTACCTTCAGGACCAGATGGGCGAGATCACCGCGCTCGACCTGCCGGATCTCGGCGACATCCTCCGCGCCGCCCGTCGCATGGGCCATGTCGAGTCCGACGAGGCGTCTTCGCCCATCGAGGCGCCGATCAGCGGCGAGGTCGTCGAGGTCAACGGCGAGGTGTTGGAAAACCCCGACATCGTCAACAGCGACCCGTATGGCAGCGGCTGGCTGCTGCGGGTTCGCATCGAAGACCCAGGCGAGCTCGAAGACCTGATCAGCGAAGAGGAGTACGCGGAGCTGACGACCGAGGTCTGA
- a CDS encoding aspartate kinase has product MIVQKYGGTSVGTAARIRRVSRRIAASVKAGHKVVVVVSAMGHTTDRLIALAQSVNPEPPARELDMLVANGETITAPLVAMCLQGMGVPAVSLSGMQAGVRTSAHHSRARIRDIKPDRILKTLREGKVAVVAGFQGATEDLEVTTLGRGGSDTTAVALAAALKAETCEIYTDVDGIFTADPRVVRSARKLSHIQYDEMLELAAVGARVMHPRAVEIGALYGVPIHVRSSFRAGVGTMIVDHVPMEERQRVRGIAQETNVAKITVIGVADRPGVAAAIFEPLGAAGISVDVIVQNIGRSGHTDLTFSVAESDLKAAEKLVRAAAGKVGATKVSSAAGIAKLSIVGTGMLGTPGIAGRMFRALADAGINIEMISTSEIRITCMVARDQVDKGVRILHKTFELDVE; this is encoded by the coding sequence GTGATCGTCCAGAAATACGGCGGGACCTCGGTCGGCACGGCGGCTCGCATCCGGCGGGTCAGCCGCCGCATCGCGGCCAGCGTGAAGGCAGGACACAAGGTCGTTGTCGTGGTCTCCGCCATGGGCCACACCACCGACCGGCTCATCGCGCTCGCCCAGAGCGTCAACCCCGAGCCGCCGGCACGCGAGCTCGACATGCTCGTCGCCAACGGCGAGACGATCACCGCTCCGCTGGTCGCGATGTGCCTGCAGGGCATGGGTGTGCCCGCGGTCTCGCTCTCAGGGATGCAGGCGGGGGTCCGCACGAGCGCGCATCACTCGAGAGCCCGCATCCGCGACATCAAGCCGGACCGCATCCTCAAGACGCTTCGTGAGGGCAAGGTGGCGGTCGTGGCCGGCTTCCAGGGGGCCACTGAGGACCTGGAGGTGACGACTCTGGGGCGTGGCGGATCCGACACCACCGCGGTCGCGCTCGCGGCGGCGCTCAAGGCTGAGACCTGCGAGATCTACACCGATGTTGATGGGATCTTCACGGCGGATCCGCGAGTGGTTCGCTCAGCGCGCAAGCTCAGCCACATCCAGTACGACGAGATGCTTGAGCTGGCGGCGGTCGGGGCGCGCGTCATGCACCCGCGCGCCGTCGAGATCGGTGCGCTTTACGGCGTGCCGATCCACGTCCGATCCAGCTTTCGCGCCGGCGTCGGTACCATGATCGTCGACCACGTCCCCATGGAAGAAAGACAGCGAGTGCGCGGCATCGCGCAGGAAACCAACGTCGCCAAGATCACTGTCATCGGTGTGGCCGACCGCCCCGGCGTGGCGGCCGCGATCTTCGAGCCTTTAGGCGCGGCCGGAATCTCGGTCGACGTCATCGTCCAGAACATCGGCCGCTCCGGGCACACCGACCTCACCTTCTCGGTCGCCGAATCCGATTTGAAGGCCGCCGAGAAACTGGTGAGGGCGGCGGCCGGCAAGGTGGGGGCGACCAAGGTCTCATCCGCGGCGGGGATCGCCAAGCTGTCCATCGTCGGGACCGGCATGCTCGGCACGCCGGGGATCGCGGGCCGCATGTTCCGGGCGCTCGCCGACGCGGGCATCAACATCGAGATGATCAGCACGTCGGAGATCCGCATCACGTGCATGGTCGCGCGCGACCAGGTGGACAAGGGCGTCCGCATCCTGCACAAGACGTTCGAACTGGACGTCGAATAG
- a CDS encoding DUF1003 domain-containing protein — MSVRTSDSGNKALKHILRTRKLKAVDHRHPVNQVHHDEATLGERVADKAAAGIGSWTFLIIQTVAVACWVSLNVVGFVSHWDAFPFILLNLLFSVQAAYTGPVLLLAGNRQSQKDRLTLEHAAEEAEKADVQNVEILKAIEKNTELTLTILRHVEALVTDSLAQPKG, encoded by the coding sequence ATGTCCGTGCGGACCAGCGACTCCGGCAACAAGGCGCTCAAACACATTCTTCGCACGCGCAAGCTGAAAGCGGTGGACCACCGGCATCCCGTCAACCAGGTCCACCACGACGAGGCCACCCTCGGTGAGCGGGTCGCGGACAAGGCCGCGGCGGGCATCGGGTCCTGGACGTTCCTGATCATCCAGACGGTAGCAGTCGCCTGCTGGGTCAGCCTCAACGTCGTCGGGTTCGTCAGCCACTGGGATGCATTTCCGTTCATCCTCCTCAACCTGCTCTTCAGCGTGCAGGCGGCTTACACCGGACCGGTTCTCCTGCTGGCCGGCAACCGCCAGTCGCAGAAGGACAGGTTGACGCTCGAGCATGCCGCCGAGGAGGCGGAGAAGGCCGACGTCCAGAACGTCGAGATTCTCAAGGCCATCGAGAAGAACACCGAGTTGACGCTCACGATCCTTCGCCACGTCGAGGCGCTGGTCACAGACAGCCTGGCCCAGCCCAAAGGCTGA
- a CDS encoding threonine synthase has translation MGVIARYREHLPVGPSTPEVDLNEGSTPLVPSRNIARALGLKHLYFKYEGLNPTGSFKDRGMVVAVAKALEAGSRVLVCASTGNTSASMAAYAARTGLRAIVVVPSGEIALNKLSQALMYGAKVVALKGNFDRALDTVRELASHYPVALMNSVNPHRIQGQKTAAYEIVDALGDAPDYLVLPVGNAGNITAYWKGFREYHAAGRATRLPRMVGAQAEGASPIVSGHPVANPKTVASAIRIGNPASWEGATTARDESGGMIAAVSDTEILAAQIRLANSEGLFAEPASVAPLALLFRLVRERKIEKDATTVVVLTGSGLKDPDAALKNVEPPIELDGDARTLAKVLKL, from the coding sequence TTGGGCGTCATTGCCCGCTATCGCGAGCACCTGCCGGTCGGCCCCTCCACTCCGGAGGTCGATCTCAATGAAGGGTCGACGCCGCTGGTGCCGAGCCGCAACATCGCCCGGGCGCTCGGACTGAAGCACCTCTATTTCAAGTACGAGGGCCTCAACCCGACCGGCTCCTTCAAGGACCGTGGCATGGTCGTGGCGGTGGCGAAGGCGCTGGAGGCCGGGAGCAGGGTGCTCGTGTGCGCGTCGACCGGCAACACATCGGCCTCGATGGCCGCCTACGCCGCGCGCACCGGCCTCCGAGCGATCGTGGTCGTCCCCTCGGGCGAGATCGCGCTCAACAAGCTCTCGCAAGCGCTCATGTACGGCGCCAAGGTCGTGGCGCTGAAGGGCAACTTTGACAGGGCGCTGGATACGGTCCGCGAGCTGGCGAGCCACTACCCGGTCGCCCTGATGAACTCGGTCAACCCCCACCGGATCCAGGGCCAGAAGACGGCGGCTTACGAGATCGTCGACGCGCTCGGCGACGCCCCGGACTACCTGGTCCTGCCCGTCGGCAACGCGGGCAACATCACCGCGTACTGGAAAGGGTTCCGCGAGTATCACGCGGCCGGCCGCGCCACACGCCTCCCGCGCATGGTCGGAGCTCAGGCCGAGGGCGCGTCGCCGATCGTGAGCGGTCACCCGGTCGCCAATCCGAAGACCGTCGCCTCGGCCATCCGCATCGGCAACCCGGCTTCTTGGGAGGGCGCGACCACCGCCCGTGACGAGTCCGGCGGCATGATCGCCGCCGTCTCCGATACCGAGATCCTTGCCGCCCAGATCCGGCTCGCGAACAGCGAGGGCCTCTTCGCGGAGCCGGCCTCGGTGGCCCCGCTCGCCCTGCTGTTCCGGCTGGTCCGCGAGCGCAAGATCGAAAAGGACGCGACCACCGTCGTGGTGCTCACCGGTTCGGGGCTCAAAGATCCCGATGCGGCGCTGAAGAATGTCGAACCGCCCATCGAGCTCGACGGCGACGCGCGCACACTCGCTAAGGTCTTGAAGCTGTGA
- a CDS encoding ABC transporter permease: MPAQALPRDPARRPAAGVRARRRFRLGSLLLPAYTHLVMLWLFAPIIVMVLYGFNNTHGRLNIVWSGFTLRWYANPFSIPTMTSALVVSLITATLGMVISTVLGTMIALAGHRYHYRGRTILDAVMVLNIAASEVVIGSAMLTLFISASMPLGLPTIVLAQVMFSIPFVAITVRARLAGFDPSLEEAAQDLGASPLWTFLLVTLPVIFPGVLAAALLAFALCMDDYVITSFVSGNTLTFPLWVYGATRYGVPPQVNVVGTFIFVGGGLVAVTGALVRSWRSRRLAKEAAL; encoded by the coding sequence ATGCCCGCCCAGGCCCTCCCGCGCGACCCGGCGCGCCGCCCGGCGGCCGGCGTGCGCGCACGGCGCCGGTTCCGGCTGGGCTCGCTGCTCCTGCCCGCCTACACCCACCTGGTGATGCTGTGGCTGTTCGCGCCCATCATCGTCATGGTGCTCTACGGGTTCAACAACACCCACGGCCGGCTCAACATCGTGTGGTCGGGCTTCACGCTCCGCTGGTACGCAAATCCCTTCTCGATCCCCACCATGACCTCGGCGCTGGTCGTCTCGCTCATCACGGCCACCCTGGGCATGGTGATCTCGACCGTCCTCGGGACGATGATCGCCCTTGCGGGTCACCGCTACCACTATCGCGGCCGGACGATTCTCGACGCCGTGATGGTGCTCAACATCGCCGCCTCCGAGGTCGTGATCGGCTCCGCCATGCTGACGCTGTTCATCTCCGCCAGCATGCCGCTCGGGCTACCCACCATCGTGCTGGCCCAGGTCATGTTCTCGATCCCGTTCGTGGCCATCACGGTGCGGGCGCGGCTGGCGGGCTTCGACCCGTCGCTCGAGGAGGCCGCCCAGGACCTCGGCGCCTCTCCGCTGTGGACCTTCTTACTGGTGACGCTGCCCGTCATCTTTCCGGGCGTTCTGGCGGCGGCGCTTCTGGCCTTCGCCCTCTGCATGGACGACTACGTGATCACCAGCTTTGTTTCCGGCAACACCCTGACGTTTCCGCTCTGGGTCTACGGCGCGACCCGGTACGGCGTACCGCCCCAGGTCAACGTGGTGGGTACCTTCATCTTCGTCGGTGGCGGGCTGGTGGCGGTCACGGGCGCGCTGGTCCGAAGCTGGCGCAGCCGCCGCCTCGCGAAAGAGGCGGCGCTCTGA
- a CDS encoding homoserine dehydrogenase, whose protein sequence is MTPSMSMSSWTSASRRINAMAGRIAPMTQRPLNVGLIGLGTVGSQVAERLLTWGPQLSRRAGVELCLRRVLVRDLKKRRSVEISPELLTTDPGALLEDPAIDVLVEVAGGDEPMHGYLERAIRAGKHVVTANKVVMAKHGPELLDLAAEKNVDVYFEAAVGGGVPLISTFRTDLQANRIERVSAVINGTTNYVLGRMAAAGLSLAQAVSEAQAAGYAEADPTDDVGGYDAAYKLAILGSIAYEIKVRPDEIFREGIEGIEPVDFRYARELGYAIKLIAHTQRHPGRVEARVHPAMIPLDHPLARVEGAENAVFVEGDLVGQVLLAGQGAGGRPTASAVVGDLIDLARSIRRGVQSRPSFSFDDRIGVIPMGEVMTRAYYRIRVDDRTGVLAAIGQVFAEEGVSISSFIQKDAWSQDRTVELVVTTHPSPDASLQRARERMAKLGPVRAVSSFIRVF, encoded by the coding sequence ATGACGCCGTCCATGTCGATGAGCTCCTGGACGTCGGCTTCGCGCAGGATCAATGCCATGGCAGGGAGAATAGCGCCCATGACTCAGCGTCCCCTGAACGTGGGGCTCATCGGACTCGGCACCGTCGGCTCGCAGGTGGCCGAGCGGCTGCTCACGTGGGGGCCGCAGCTGTCGCGCCGCGCGGGCGTCGAGCTTTGCTTGCGGCGCGTCCTGGTTCGCGACCTCAAGAAACGGCGTTCGGTCGAAATCTCCCCCGAGTTGCTGACCACCGACCCGGGCGCCCTGCTCGAGGACCCGGCGATCGACGTCCTGGTCGAGGTGGCGGGTGGGGACGAGCCGATGCACGGATACCTGGAGCGCGCCATCCGCGCGGGCAAGCACGTGGTCACCGCGAACAAGGTGGTCATGGCCAAGCACGGGCCGGAGCTGCTCGACCTGGCGGCGGAGAAAAACGTCGATGTCTACTTCGAGGCCGCGGTCGGGGGCGGCGTTCCGCTCATCAGCACATTCCGCACCGACCTGCAGGCGAATCGAATCGAGCGGGTGTCGGCGGTCATCAACGGAACCACCAACTACGTGCTCGGGCGCATGGCGGCCGCGGGCCTGTCGCTCGCCCAAGCCGTCAGCGAAGCCCAGGCGGCGGGGTATGCGGAGGCCGATCCCACCGACGACGTCGGCGGTTATGACGCCGCCTACAAGCTGGCCATCCTCGGATCGATCGCGTACGAGATCAAGGTGCGGCCGGACGAGATCTTCCGTGAGGGCATCGAGGGCATCGAGCCGGTCGACTTCCGGTACGCGCGCGAGCTGGGCTACGCCATCAAGCTGATCGCGCACACCCAGCGGCACCCCGGCCGGGTCGAGGCTCGCGTGCATCCGGCGATGATCCCGCTCGACCATCCCCTGGCCCGGGTCGAGGGCGCCGAGAATGCCGTTTTCGTCGAGGGCGACCTGGTGGGCCAGGTGCTGCTCGCCGGCCAGGGTGCCGGCGGCCGGCCGACCGCATCGGCCGTGGTCGGCGACCTCATCGACCTGGCCCGGTCGATCAGGCGAGGTGTGCAGAGCCGGCCGTCGTTCAGCTTCGACGACCGCATCGGCGTCATCCCGATGGGCGAGGTGATGACGCGCGCGTACTACCGGATCCGCGTCGACGATCGCACCGGGGTGCTGGCGGCGATCGGCCAGGTGTTCGCGGAGGAGGGCGTCAGCATCTCGAGCTTCATACAGAAGGACGCGTGGTCACAGGATCGGACGGTCGAGCTGGTGGTCACCACCCATCCGTCGCCTGACGCCAGCCTGCAGCGCGCCCGGGAGCGGATGGCAAAGCTGGGCCCGGTGCGCGCCGTGTCCTCCTTCATCCGGGTCTTCTAG
- a CDS encoding sigma-70 family RNA polymerase sigma factor — protein MSSAQTCRVSESRELDPATQFRQLYDQEYLSVFRSIRAVVLDSAAAEDLTQETFVRAYRARHRYTPTAPPGAWLRRIGINLAISHLRRQKLARFLPARLYVAPDRRDYDRAEARDVVEKAMAALSPKLRAAVVLHYYEGMTREEIASVLGVPAGTVASRIAKAVAIMRKTIGSDQDRDPGRSRSEGALRGR, from the coding sequence ATATCGAGCGCTCAAACTTGTCGCGTGTCCGAGAGCAGGGAGCTCGACCCGGCGACTCAGTTCCGGCAGCTCTACGACCAGGAATATCTCTCGGTCTTCCGCTCGATCCGTGCCGTCGTCCTGGATTCAGCCGCCGCTGAGGACCTGACCCAGGAGACCTTCGTCCGGGCTTACCGAGCCCGCCACCGATACACGCCCACCGCGCCGCCGGGGGCCTGGCTGCGACGGATCGGAATCAATCTCGCGATCTCCCATCTGCGCCGGCAAAAGCTCGCGCGCTTTTTGCCCGCGCGCCTGTACGTGGCGCCCGACCGGCGCGACTACGATCGGGCCGAAGCCCGGGATGTGGTCGAGAAGGCGATGGCGGCCCTGAGCCCCAAGCTGCGGGCGGCGGTGGTCCTCCACTACTACGAAGGCATGACCCGCGAGGAGATCGCGTCGGTGTTGGGAGTGCCGGCGGGAACGGTGGCGTCCCGAATCGCCAAGGCGGTGGCGATCATGCGAAAAACCATCGGGAGCGATCAAGATCGGGACCCTGGGCGTTCGAGAAGTGAAGGTGCCCTACGTGGAAGATAA
- a CDS encoding ornithine cyclodeaminase family protein yields MGAILPAMALILREADVQELIDMDGVIAAVRAAMTELGEGAAQNEPRRRASAPGGWLNVMFASYPGAGCTGLKAYSVADGRVRFLVVLFGLDGSLQALIEADFLGAYRTGAATAVAVNALAPPGPATVALIGTGWQASTQALAVSRVLEIQELRVFSRDQERRARFARDQADQLGVPAIAAASAELAVRGADVVITMTTSPRPVIEDEWVEPHAVVVGAGSNFRHRAEIPAGLVARAQTVVVDQLAAAQLESGDLIQAREAGRFEWDRAVELGAVLAGQWTPPGERGITLFESHGLALWDLAAASVVLAAARERRVGEEVSLF; encoded by the coding sequence ATGGGCGCTATTCTCCCTGCCATGGCATTGATCCTGCGCGAAGCCGACGTCCAGGAGCTCATCGACATGGACGGCGTCATCGCCGCGGTCCGGGCCGCGATGACCGAGCTGGGCGAGGGCGCCGCTCAGAACGAGCCTCGCCGGCGGGCGTCCGCGCCCGGCGGTTGGCTCAACGTCATGTTCGCCTCCTACCCCGGTGCGGGCTGCACCGGGCTCAAGGCCTACTCCGTCGCTGACGGCCGGGTGCGGTTCCTGGTCGTGCTGTTCGGCCTGGACGGCTCCCTGCAGGCTCTGATCGAAGCCGACTTCCTGGGCGCCTACCGCACCGGCGCCGCGACGGCCGTCGCGGTGAACGCGCTGGCGCCTCCCGGCCCCGCGACTGTGGCCCTGATCGGCACCGGCTGGCAGGCGTCCACCCAGGCGCTGGCGGTTTCACGCGTGCTCGAGATCCAAGAGCTTCGCGTCTTCAGCCGCGACCAGGAGCGCCGGGCCCGGTTCGCCCGCGACCAGGCCGACCAGCTCGGGGTGCCGGCGATCGCGGCGGCCAGCGCCGAGCTCGCGGTTCGCGGCGCCGACGTGGTCATCACGATGACCACGAGCCCCCGCCCGGTCATCGAGGACGAGTGGGTCGAGCCGCATGCGGTGGTCGTCGGCGCCGGCTCGAACTTCCGCCACCGGGCCGAAATCCCGGCCGGCCTGGTCGCCAGGGCGCAAACGGTGGTGGTCGATCAGCTGGCCGCGGCCCAACTCGAGAGCGGGGACCTGATCCAGGCCCGCGAGGCGGGCCGGTTCGAGTGGGACCGGGCCGTTGAGCTGGGGGCGGTGCTCGCGGGCCAATGGACGCCTCCGGGCGAGCGGGGCATAACGCTGTTCGAGTCGCACGGCCTGGCGCTGTGGGACCTGGCGGCCGCTTCGGTCGTGCTCGCGGCCGCCAGGGAGCGGCGCGTGGGCGAAGAGGTGAGCCTGTTCTAG
- a CDS encoding ArsA family ATPase produces the protein MTVGAPPRGYTQRVRVILFTGKGGVGKTSVAAATAVRCARAGYRTVIMSTDPAHSLGDSFDVELGSDLTPISDNLWAHEVSSLHEMQRHWVKLHEYAVEVFATQGLDEVVADEVANPPGMDEIASLMWIKHYAQRAEHDVLIVDCAPTGETLQLLTFPDAAKWWLDKIYPWERRAMKVARPVLQPMMGIPLPSDEVYASLKDLLLDLGGMRKVLTDPATTTVRIVLNLEKMVVKEAKRAYTYLSLFGYLTDAVVVNRLLPSELHDELFQRWQRIHKRYQVEVEQSFAGIPIFNVPLFDREVVGESMLSRMAEETYGDRDPAQHFATASPQRIDKEGADYVLALKVPFADRSSVDLSRHNGELFVTVGNYRREIALPRVLAQRDTSGATIHDGELRVRFTRKEARAGAGGSAPSPDLAPRGKR, from the coding sequence CTGACCGTCGGGGCTCCGCCTCGCGGATACACTCAGCGCGTGCGGGTCATCCTCTTCACGGGTAAAGGCGGCGTCGGCAAGACCTCGGTCGCCGCGGCCACCGCCGTCCGGTGCGCGCGGGCGGGGTACCGCACGGTCATCATGAGCACCGACCCGGCCCACTCGCTCGGCGACTCGTTTGACGTCGAGCTCGGCTCCGACCTGACGCCGATCTCGGACAACCTGTGGGCGCACGAGGTGTCGTCTCTGCACGAGATGCAGCGCCACTGGGTCAAGCTGCACGAGTACGCGGTCGAGGTCTTCGCCACGCAGGGGCTGGACGAGGTCGTGGCCGACGAAGTGGCGAACCCGCCAGGCATGGACGAGATCGCCTCGTTGATGTGGATCAAGCACTACGCCCAGCGCGCGGAGCATGACGTGCTGATCGTCGATTGCGCGCCCACCGGCGAAACGCTGCAGCTCCTGACGTTCCCCGACGCCGCCAAGTGGTGGCTGGACAAGATCTATCCCTGGGAGCGTCGCGCCATGAAGGTGGCGCGACCGGTGCTGCAGCCGATGATGGGCATACCGCTGCCATCGGACGAGGTCTACGCCTCGCTCAAGGACCTGCTCCTGGACCTGGGCGGCATGAGGAAGGTGCTCACCGACCCGGCCACGACCACGGTTCGAATCGTGCTCAACCTCGAGAAGATGGTCGTCAAGGAAGCCAAGCGCGCGTATACCTACCTCAGCCTTTTCGGCTACCTCACCGACGCGGTCGTCGTGAACCGCCTGCTTCCGAGTGAGCTGCACGATGAGCTGTTCCAGAGGTGGCAGCGCATCCACAAGCGCTACCAGGTCGAGGTCGAGCAGTCGTTTGCGGGCATCCCGATCTTCAACGTGCCGCTGTTCGACCGCGAAGTGGTGGGCGAGAGCATGCTCTCGCGGATGGCCGAGGAGACCTACGGCGATCGCGATCCTGCCCAGCATTTCGCGACCGCCAGCCCGCAGCGGATCGACAAGGAGGGTGCAGACTACGTCCTGGCCTTGAAGGTGCCGTTCGCGGACCGATCGTCGGTGGACCTCAGCCGGCACAACGGTGAGCTGTTCGTCACGGTCGGCAATTACCGCCGCGAGATCGCACTGCCGCGAGTTCTGGCGCAGCGTGACACGTCGGGCGCCACCATCCATGACGGCGAGCTCCGCGTCAGATTCACGCGGAAAGAGGCGCGAGCCGGCGCCGGCGGCTCGGCCCCATCACCGGACCTCGCTCCCAGGGGCAAGCGATGA
- the ychF gene encoding redox-regulated ATPase YchF, producing MPVSVAVVGPAGAGKTTLFGALTAGRGADGVGMVDVPDERLARLTAAVSPAKTTAAQVRVEDTPPGSRAQRVAFARQADVLVKVARCFGPNPDPAVELEELALDLVLADLASVEKRLDVVAKEARVGKKDAQSEHDVLTAAKAHLDAGRQLRTMPVDPEQRALLLGIFPVTLKPSVYVANAADELLPGGGEAAAKVARLAAAEGAPAITLSARLEAELGELDPAEQAEMRAGYGIDESGLGRIARAVWEAGGLITYFTAGEPEVRAWPCEQDAPAPIAASKIHTDFEKHFIRAEVTSVDELVAAGSMDALRAAGKLRVEGRDYRVKDGDVVFFRIGR from the coding sequence TTGCCCGTCAGTGTCGCCGTCGTCGGCCCGGCGGGGGCGGGCAAGACCACGCTTTTCGGTGCGCTCACGGCGGGGCGCGGCGCCGACGGGGTGGGCATGGTCGATGTCCCGGACGAGCGCCTGGCGCGGCTCACGGCCGCGGTCAGCCCGGCCAAGACGACCGCGGCGCAGGTGCGGGTCGAGGACACTCCTCCCGGCAGCCGCGCCCAGCGCGTCGCTTTCGCGCGCCAGGCCGACGTGCTGGTCAAGGTCGCCCGCTGCTTCGGCCCCAACCCTGACCCCGCGGTCGAGCTGGAGGAGCTGGCGCTCGACCTGGTGCTGGCGGACCTCGCCTCGGTCGAGAAGAGGCTGGACGTCGTGGCCAAGGAGGCGCGCGTGGGCAAGAAGGACGCCCAGAGCGAGCACGACGTCCTCACCGCCGCCAAGGCGCACCTGGACGCCGGCCGGCAGCTGCGGACGATGCCGGTGGACCCCGAGCAGCGCGCGCTGCTCCTGGGGATCTTTCCGGTGACCCTCAAGCCCTCGGTGTATGTGGCCAACGCCGCGGACGAGCTGCTGCCCGGAGGCGGCGAGGCCGCGGCCAAGGTGGCCAGGCTGGCGGCGGCGGAGGGCGCGCCGGCGATCACCCTGTCGGCACGGCTCGAGGCGGAGCTCGGCGAGCTCGATCCCGCCGAACAGGCCGAGATGCGGGCCGGCTATGGCATCGATGAGTCCGGCTTGGGCCGCATCGCGCGAGCGGTGTGGGAGGCGGGTGGACTCATCACCTATTTCACCGCCGGCGAGCCCGAGGTGCGAGCGTGGCCGTGCGAGCAAGACGCGCCGGCGCCGATCGCCGCCAGCAAGATTCACACCGACTTCGAAAAGCACTTCATCCGCGCCGAGGTGACCTCGGTGGATGAGCTCGTGGCGGCGGGTTCGATGGACGCGCTGCGCGCGGCGGGGAAGCTGCGGGTGGAGGGGCGCGACTACAGGGTCAAGGACGGCGACGTGGTCTTCTTCAGGATCGGGCGATAG